The following proteins come from a genomic window of Burkholderia stabilis:
- a CDS encoding thioredoxin family protein, giving the protein MVPAGVDPAAFDAFGMQALAPDTFDAGIEGAGDALAVVFFWGVDCFNCEIAKKSMLAQPDAIRALDLKWFHCNVYEHAELGRRFGLHGVPTWFFFHRGKRLGRATGWHGLGQFQAAVSAARGKIAAAAGHDPAPGDPLAGGD; this is encoded by the coding sequence ATGGTTCCCGCCGGCGTCGATCCGGCCGCGTTCGACGCGTTCGGGATGCAGGCGCTGGCCCCCGACACGTTCGATGCAGGCATCGAGGGTGCGGGCGACGCGCTTGCGGTGGTGTTCTTCTGGGGCGTCGACTGCTTCAACTGCGAGATTGCGAAGAAGTCGATGCTCGCCCAGCCCGACGCGATTCGCGCGCTGGATCTGAAGTGGTTCCATTGCAACGTGTACGAACACGCCGAGCTGGGGCGCCGCTTCGGGCTGCATGGCGTGCCGACGTGGTTCTTCTTCCACCGCGGCAAGCGTCTGGGCCGCGCGACCGGCTGGCATGGCCTCGGGCAGTTCCAGGCGGCCGTTTCGGCGGCGCGCGGGAAGATCGCCGCGGCGGCCGGGCATGATCCGGCACCTGGCGATCCGCTGGCCGGCGGCGATTGA
- the grpE gene encoding nucleotide exchange factor GrpE gives MENTQENPATQSADDIGSEKQAAQGAAPAAEAADAALAEAQAKVAELQESFLRAKAETENVRRRAQDDVSKAHKFAIEGFAEHLLPVLDSLEAAVSDTSGDIVKVREGIELTLRQLTNALEKGRVVAINPVGEKFDPHQHQAISMVPAEQEPNTVVAVLQKGYTIADRVLRPALVTVAQPK, from the coding sequence ATGGAAAACACGCAAGAGAACCCGGCTACCCAATCGGCCGACGACATCGGCAGCGAGAAGCAGGCGGCGCAAGGCGCCGCACCCGCCGCCGAAGCTGCCGACGCGGCGCTCGCGGAGGCTCAAGCCAAGGTCGCCGAGCTGCAGGAGAGCTTCCTGCGGGCGAAGGCCGAAACCGAGAACGTCCGCCGCCGCGCGCAGGACGATGTCTCGAAGGCGCACAAGTTCGCGATCGAAGGCTTCGCGGAGCACCTGCTGCCCGTGCTGGACAGCCTGGAAGCGGCCGTCAGCGACACGTCCGGCGATATCGTCAAGGTGCGCGAAGGCATCGAGCTGACGCTGCGCCAGCTGACGAACGCGCTCGAGAAGGGCCGCGTCGTCGCGATCAACCCGGTCGGCGAGAAGTTCGATCCGCACCAGCACCAGGCGATTTCGATGGTGCCGGCCGAGCAGGAGCCGAACACCGTCGTCGCGGTGCTGCAAAAGGGCTATACGATCGCTGACCGCGTGCTGCGTCCGGCGCTCGTCACCGTCGCGCAGCCGAAGTAA
- a CDS encoding RNA-binding S4 domain-containing protein → MNYKISTEPGAKLRIDKWLWAARFFKTRSLATDAVDKGHVKIGGAAIKPAKEVRVGDEVEIAIDGIVWHIAVLGVCDVRGPASVAQTLYEETEAGRAARLAELERRRTYREPAAELHGRPTKRDRRIIDRFSGGS, encoded by the coding sequence ATGAACTACAAGATTTCGACGGAACCGGGCGCGAAGCTGCGCATCGACAAATGGCTGTGGGCGGCCCGGTTCTTCAAGACGCGCTCGCTCGCGACCGACGCGGTCGACAAGGGGCACGTGAAGATCGGTGGCGCGGCGATCAAGCCGGCGAAGGAAGTGCGCGTCGGCGACGAGGTCGAGATTGCGATCGACGGCATCGTCTGGCACATTGCCGTGCTTGGTGTGTGCGACGTCCGCGGGCCCGCGAGCGTCGCGCAGACGCTTTACGAGGAAACGGAAGCGGGGCGGGCCGCGCGGCTCGCCGAACTGGAGCGCCGCCGCACGTATCGCGAGCCGGCGGCCGAACTGCACGGCCGGCCGACGAAGCGCGACCGGCGCATCATCGACAGATTTTCTGGTGGGAGCTGA
- the hemH gene encoding ferrochelatase → MRFDLEPPSSIAAAHRIGVLLINLGTPDAPTPRAVRRYLAEFLSDPRVVEIPQAVWQVLLRTLILPLRGRASAKKYAAVWMPEGSPLRVHTERQTDGVRHLLTSNGYHVLVDYAMRYGSPNIAHALAQFKRLGVERVLLMPMYPQYSASTTATAFDAAFDALARMRNQPEVRTVRHYADHPAYIHALAEQVRQYWAQHGRPDFAAGDKLVLSFHGVPKRTLDLGDPYHDQCQQTGALLMAALGLSTTECRVTFQSRFGKAEWLQPYTAPTLREFGEAGVRRADVFCPGFTADCLETIEEIGMEVRDEFLAGGGKAFHRIPCLNGAPAWIGAVGEIVAENLQGWPVKAAQPETVS, encoded by the coding sequence ATGCGTTTCGATCTTGAGCCGCCTTCGAGTATCGCGGCCGCCCATCGCATCGGCGTGCTGCTGATCAATCTCGGCACGCCCGACGCCCCCACGCCGCGCGCCGTGCGGCGCTATCTGGCCGAATTCCTGTCGGATCCGCGCGTCGTCGAAATTCCGCAGGCCGTCTGGCAGGTGCTGCTGCGCACGCTGATCCTGCCGCTGCGCGGCCGCGCGTCCGCGAAGAAATACGCGGCCGTGTGGATGCCCGAGGGCTCGCCGTTGCGCGTGCATACCGAGCGCCAGACCGACGGCGTGCGGCACCTGCTCACGTCGAACGGCTATCACGTGCTGGTCGATTACGCGATGCGCTACGGCAGCCCGAACATTGCGCACGCGCTCGCGCAGTTCAAGCGCTTGGGCGTCGAGCGCGTGCTGCTGATGCCGATGTATCCGCAATACTCGGCGTCGACCACGGCCACCGCCTTCGACGCCGCCTTCGACGCGCTCGCGCGCATGCGCAACCAGCCGGAGGTGCGTACGGTGCGGCACTATGCCGACCATCCGGCCTATATCCATGCGCTTGCCGAGCAGGTGCGCCAATATTGGGCGCAGCACGGCCGGCCCGACTTCGCGGCCGGCGACAAGCTCGTGCTGAGCTTTCACGGCGTGCCGAAGCGCACGCTCGATCTCGGCGATCCCTATCACGACCAGTGCCAGCAGACGGGCGCGCTGCTGATGGCCGCGCTCGGGCTGTCGACGACCGAATGCCGCGTCACCTTCCAGTCGCGCTTCGGCAAGGCCGAATGGCTGCAGCCGTACACCGCGCCGACGCTGCGCGAGTTCGGCGAGGCCGGTGTGCGGCGGGCCGACGTGTTCTGCCCCGGCTTCACGGCCGACTGTCTGGAGACGATCGAGGAGATCGGGATGGAAGTGCGCGACGAATTCCTCGCCGGCGGTGGCAAGGCGTTCCACCGCATTCCGTGCCTGAACGGTGCGCCCGCGTGGATCGGTGCGGTCGGCGAGATCGTCGCCGAGAATCTGCAGGGCTGGCCCGTCAAGGCCGCGCAGCCCGAAACGGTGAGCTGA
- the hrcA gene encoding heat-inducible transcriptional repressor HrcA has protein sequence MLDPRARTLLKTLIERYIADGQPVGSRTLSRYSGLELSPATIRNVMSDLEELGLVSSPHTSAGRVPTPRGYRLFVDTMLTVEAPIDAEAVARQVQNTLQAGEPQQRVVAAAASVLSNLSQFAGVVLTPRRSHVFKQIEFMRLSDKRILLIIVTPEGDVQNRMLATPRDYSPSQLTEASNYINAHFAGLSFDEVRRRLRDEIDQLRGDMTTLMHAAVTASTEVPDTEDTVLISGERNLLEVADLSSDMARLRKLFDVFDQKTGLLQLLDVSSHAQGVQIFIGGESTLVPIEEMSVVTAPYEVNGQIVGTLGVIGPTRMAYNRVIPIVDITARLLSLTLSQQ, from the coding sequence ATGCTAGATCCTCGCGCACGAACCCTCCTGAAAACCCTGATCGAACGGTATATCGCCGACGGTCAGCCAGTCGGCTCGCGCACGTTGTCCCGTTACTCCGGGCTCGAGCTGAGCCCGGCGACGATCCGCAACGTGATGTCCGACCTGGAGGAGCTCGGCCTCGTGTCGAGCCCGCACACGTCGGCCGGCCGCGTGCCGACGCCGCGCGGCTATCGCCTGTTCGTCGACACGATGCTGACGGTCGAGGCGCCGATCGACGCCGAGGCCGTGGCGCGGCAGGTGCAGAACACGCTGCAGGCCGGCGAGCCGCAGCAGCGGGTGGTCGCGGCCGCCGCGAGCGTGCTGTCGAACCTGTCGCAGTTCGCGGGCGTCGTGCTGACGCCGCGCCGCAGCCACGTGTTCAAGCAGATCGAGTTCATGCGCCTGTCGGACAAGCGCATCCTGCTGATCATCGTGACGCCCGAGGGCGACGTGCAGAACCGGATGCTCGCGACGCCGCGCGACTACTCGCCGTCGCAGCTGACCGAAGCCTCCAACTACATCAACGCGCATTTCGCCGGCCTGTCGTTCGACGAGGTGCGCCGCCGCCTGCGCGACGAGATCGACCAGCTGCGCGGCGACATGACCACGCTGATGCACGCGGCCGTGACGGCCAGCACCGAGGTGCCCGACACCGAGGACACCGTGCTGATTTCCGGCGAGCGCAACCTGCTCGAGGTGGCGGATCTTTCCTCCGACATGGCACGGTTGCGCAAGCTGTTCGACGTGTTCGACCAAAAGACGGGCCTCCTGCAACTGCTCGACGTGTCGAGCCACGCCCAGGGCGTGCAGATCTTCATCGGCGGCGAATCGACGCTCGTGCCGATCGAGGAAATGAGCGTCGTCACCGCGCCTTACGAGGTGAACGGGCAGATCGTCGGCACGCTCGGCGTGATCGGCCCGACCCGCATGGCGTACAACCGTGTGATTCCGATCGTCGACATCACCGCGCGCCTGCTGTCGCTCACGCTGAGCCAGCAGTAG
- a CDS encoding NAD kinase codes for MKTGNQFNTVALVGRSNTPGIAEPLATLAASLAQLGFEVVFEGDTAREFGITGYPALTPAEIGARADVAVVLGGDGTMLGIGRQLAPYKTPLIGINHGRLGFITDIAAADMHARVPVMLAGKFEREERSLLEARIMRDGEPIYHALAFNDVVVNRSGFSGMVELRASVDGRYMYNQRSDGLIVATPTGSTAYALSSAGPILHPQLQGIVLVPIAPHALSNRPIVLPDDSKIAIQIVGGRDVNVNFDMQSFTALELNDTIEVRRSKHTVPFLHPIGYSYYATLRKKLHWNEHASNEDDKAS; via the coding sequence ATGAAAACCGGTAATCAGTTCAATACTGTCGCGCTCGTCGGCCGGAGCAACACGCCCGGCATCGCCGAGCCGCTCGCCACCCTGGCTGCCAGCCTCGCGCAGCTAGGCTTCGAAGTCGTCTTCGAAGGCGATACCGCGCGCGAGTTCGGCATCACCGGCTATCCGGCGCTCACCCCGGCCGAAATCGGGGCGCGCGCGGACGTGGCGGTCGTGCTGGGCGGCGACGGCACGATGCTCGGCATCGGCCGCCAGCTCGCGCCGTACAAGACGCCGCTGATCGGGATCAACCACGGGCGGCTCGGCTTCATCACAGACATCGCGGCAGCCGACATGCACGCGCGCGTCCCCGTGATGCTGGCGGGCAAGTTCGAGCGCGAGGAGCGCTCGCTGCTCGAGGCCCGGATCATGCGCGACGGCGAACCGATCTACCACGCGCTCGCCTTCAACGACGTCGTCGTGAACCGCAGCGGCTTCTCCGGGATGGTCGAGCTGCGCGCGTCGGTCGACGGCCGGTACATGTACAACCAGCGTTCGGACGGCCTGATCGTCGCCACGCCGACCGGCTCGACCGCCTATGCGCTGTCGTCGGCCGGCCCGATCCTCCATCCGCAGCTGCAGGGCATCGTGCTCGTGCCGATCGCGCCGCATGCGCTGTCGAACCGGCCGATCGTGCTGCCGGACGATTCGAAGATCGCGATCCAGATCGTCGGCGGGCGCGACGTCAACGTGAACTTCGACATGCAGTCGTTTACCGCGCTCGAACTGAACGACACGATCGAGGTGCGCCGCTCGAAGCATACGGTGCCGTTCCTGCACCCGATCGGCTACAGCTACTACGCGACGCTGCGCAAGAAGCTGCACTGGAACGAACACGCATCGAACGAAGACGACAAGGCGTCCTGA
- the recN gene encoding DNA repair protein RecN yields MLRHLSIRDFVIVAALDLEFDSGFSVFSGETGAGKSILIDALALALGERADASVVRAGCGRADITAEFTPHDRVARWLDEHAFDTEDTVMLRRVIDANGRSRAFINGTSATLAQLRELGEMLVDIHGQHAHQLLMRPDAQRELFDTHAGLVADAANVARAWRVWRDATQAIDAAKSHERELQLEREKLAWQLAELDKLAPQAGEWDEVSNEHKRLSHSANLIDGVRGALNALSEADDAMLAQLGAIVSKLRSLADYDTALGDALASLEPAEIQLQEAVYSLSHYAQRVDLDPERLAQVETRLDALHSTARKFRLPPDTLHEEHAARRAQLAALDAAADLGALEATQAKAREAYLADAKHLSKARAQAARALGTAVTAGMQELSMAGGSFEVALVPLADGGPHGLEQVEFRVAGHPGVPLRPLGKVASGGELARISLALAVIASAASPTPTLIFDEVDTGIGGGVAEVVGRLLHQLGRDRQVLCVTHLPQVAARGDHHFQVAKGADDRGGTVSTVVALDRANRIEEVARMLGGLEITATTRKHAKEMLAA; encoded by the coding sequence ATGCTCCGCCACCTCTCGATCCGCGACTTCGTCATCGTCGCCGCGCTCGATCTCGAATTCGACAGCGGCTTTTCCGTCTTTTCCGGCGAAACCGGCGCCGGCAAATCGATCCTGATCGACGCCCTTGCCCTCGCGCTCGGCGAACGCGCCGACGCGAGCGTCGTGCGCGCCGGCTGCGGCCGCGCCGACATCACGGCCGAATTCACGCCGCACGACCGCGTCGCGCGCTGGCTCGACGAACACGCGTTCGACACCGAGGACACCGTGATGCTGCGCCGCGTGATCGATGCGAACGGCCGTTCGCGCGCGTTCATCAACGGCACCAGCGCGACGCTCGCGCAACTGCGCGAACTCGGCGAGATGCTCGTCGACATCCACGGCCAGCACGCGCACCAGCTGCTGATGCGGCCCGACGCGCAGCGCGAGCTGTTCGATACGCACGCGGGGCTCGTCGCCGATGCCGCGAACGTCGCGCGCGCATGGCGCGTGTGGCGCGACGCGACGCAGGCGATCGACGCCGCGAAGTCGCACGAACGCGAGCTGCAGCTCGAACGCGAAAAGCTCGCGTGGCAGCTCGCCGAGCTCGACAAGCTCGCGCCGCAAGCCGGCGAATGGGACGAAGTCAGCAACGAGCACAAGCGCCTGTCGCATTCGGCGAACCTGATCGACGGTGTGCGCGGCGCGCTCAACGCGCTTTCAGAGGCCGACGACGCGATGCTCGCGCAGCTCGGCGCGATCGTGTCGAAGCTGCGCAGCCTCGCCGACTACGACACCGCGCTCGGCGACGCGCTCGCGTCGCTCGAACCGGCCGAGATCCAGCTGCAGGAAGCCGTCTATTCGCTGTCGCACTACGCACAGCGCGTCGATCTCGACCCGGAGCGGCTCGCGCAGGTCGAAACGCGTCTCGATGCGCTGCACTCGACCGCACGCAAGTTCCGGCTGCCGCCCGACACGCTGCACGAAGAACACGCGGCACGCCGCGCGCAGCTCGCCGCGCTCGACGCGGCCGCCGATCTCGGCGCGCTCGAGGCGACGCAGGCCAAGGCGCGGGAAGCCTATCTCGCCGACGCGAAGCACCTGTCCAAGGCGCGCGCGCAGGCCGCCAGGGCGCTGGGCACGGCCGTCACGGCCGGCATGCAGGAACTGTCGATGGCGGGCGGGAGTTTCGAGGTCGCACTCGTGCCGCTCGCCGACGGCGGCCCGCACGGGCTCGAGCAGGTCGAATTCCGCGTGGCCGGGCACCCGGGCGTGCCGCTGCGGCCGCTCGGGAAAGTCGCGTCGGGCGGCGAGCTCGCTCGGATCAGCCTCGCGCTCGCGGTGATCGCGAGCGCGGCGAGCCCGACGCCGACGTTGATCTTCGACGAAGTCGATACGGGGATCGGCGGCGGCGTCGCCGAAGTGGTCGGTCGCCTGCTGCACCAGCTCGGGCGCGACCGCCAGGTGCTGTGCGTGACGCACCTGCCGCAGGTCGCCGCGCGCGGCGATCATCACTTCCAGGTCGCGAAGGGCGCCGACGACCGCGGCGGCACGGTGTCGACGGTCGTCGCGCTCGACCGGGCCAACCGGATCGAGGAAGTCGCGCGAATGCTCGGCGGGCTCGAGATCACGGCGACGACCCGCAAGCACGCGAAGGAAATGCTGGCGGCCTGA
- the glnE gene encoding bifunctional [glutamate--ammonia ligase]-adenylyl-L-tyrosine phosphorylase/[glutamate--ammonia-ligase] adenylyltransferase, giving the protein MTDASALISTSYSRYLARAAAARPALAEQVVAWAAAPLARAQLDARLTELLATPAGTAAPTEEQLKRALRQLRAEAFGAVAERDLRGLADVVEVTGAMTDLAEVAVQRSLALLSAELEALYGEPRGADGQRVVLGVVGMGKLGGRELNVSSDIDLIFVYEDDGETTGGARAPLSTQEYFTRLGRRLIGVLSEVTADGYVFRVDMRLRPNGDSGPLVCSLGMLEEYFYVQGREWERYAWIKGRLVSEGDSDAAMRLESQLESIVKPFVYRRYLDFGVIGAIRSLHQQIRQEAARRASMRPDKADDIKLGRGGIREIEFSAQVFQLIRGGQDAEFRVRPTLAVLRHAQARGLIGEDVRARLTDAYNFLRTLEHRLQYRNDAQTHAMPVEPDERAALAASLGFADYAALMTVLDEHRNFVEAQFDQIFADKVNGAPCGAGEETAAAWIWSGALADDGEDDALAARLDGLGFTDPVAVLARLRAVWQSSRYTGLPEKSRHRFDRVAQRALEAAPRIDAARRDDTIVRLFDLLETVSRRGVYLALLTEYPAALDRVLSVLGATRWGGGYLIRHPQLLDELLDDEAIASPFDWPAFKDALRARLAAADGPEQQMDLLRHAQHAEVFRILLIDLAGQLSVEHVSDRLSELADAVLDVTIEVVWSQLAKRHRDVPKFAVIAYGKLGGKELGYASDLDLIFLYDDPDERSADVYTTFTRRLITWLTTATGAGALFDIDLRLRPNGEAGLLVTDLDAFRRYQLREGDAANTAWVWEHQALTRARYSAGDAQIGADFEAIRQQVLTTPRDGGVLAKEIVDMRGKVFAGHPNQTELFDLKHDRGGMVDIEFIVQYWVLLHASSDAELIRNTGNIALLREVARFGLMGEDEAERVGAAYRKYRKLQHKLRLDGMEKARVDPATVADERAAVTALWTRVFGAVETGV; this is encoded by the coding sequence ATGACCGACGCTTCCGCCCTGATCAGCACGTCCTATTCCCGTTATCTCGCGCGCGCGGCCGCCGCGCGGCCCGCGCTGGCCGAGCAGGTCGTCGCGTGGGCCGCCGCGCCGCTCGCCCGCGCGCAGCTCGACGCCCGCCTCACCGAACTGCTCGCGACGCCGGCCGGCACGGCCGCGCCGACCGAGGAGCAACTGAAGCGCGCGCTGCGGCAACTGCGTGCCGAGGCGTTCGGCGCGGTCGCGGAGCGCGACCTGCGCGGGCTGGCGGACGTCGTCGAGGTGACCGGCGCGATGACCGATCTCGCCGAAGTGGCCGTGCAGCGCTCGCTCGCGCTGCTGTCGGCCGAACTCGAGGCGCTGTACGGCGAGCCGCGCGGCGCCGACGGCCAGCGCGTCGTGCTCGGCGTGGTCGGGATGGGCAAGCTCGGCGGCCGCGAGCTGAACGTGTCGTCGGACATCGACCTGATCTTCGTGTACGAGGACGATGGCGAGACGACCGGCGGCGCGCGCGCGCCGCTGTCCACGCAGGAATACTTCACGCGGCTCGGCCGGCGCCTGATCGGCGTGCTGTCCGAGGTCACGGCCGACGGCTACGTGTTTCGCGTCGACATGCGGCTGCGTCCGAACGGCGATTCCGGGCCGCTCGTCTGCAGCCTCGGGATGCTCGAGGAATATTTCTACGTGCAGGGGCGCGAGTGGGAGCGCTATGCGTGGATCAAGGGGCGGCTCGTGTCGGAAGGCGACAGCGACGCGGCGATGCGGCTCGAGTCGCAGCTCGAGTCGATCGTCAAGCCGTTCGTGTACCGCCGCTATCTCGATTTCGGCGTGATCGGCGCGATTCGCTCGCTGCACCAGCAGATTCGCCAGGAAGCCGCGCGCCGCGCGTCGATGCGGCCCGACAAGGCCGACGACATCAAGCTCGGGCGCGGCGGGATTCGCGAGATCGAGTTCAGCGCGCAGGTGTTCCAGCTGATCCGCGGCGGCCAGGATGCGGAATTCCGCGTGCGGCCGACGCTCGCGGTGCTGCGCCATGCGCAGGCGCGCGGGCTGATCGGCGAGGACGTGCGCGCGCGCCTGACCGACGCGTACAACTTCCTGCGCACGCTCGAGCACCGGCTGCAGTACCGCAACGACGCGCAGACGCACGCGATGCCGGTCGAGCCGGACGAACGCGCGGCGCTGGCCGCGTCGCTCGGCTTTGCCGACTATGCGGCGCTGATGACCGTGCTGGACGAGCACCGGAATTTCGTCGAGGCGCAGTTCGACCAGATCTTCGCCGACAAGGTGAACGGCGCGCCCTGCGGAGCGGGCGAGGAGACGGCCGCCGCGTGGATCTGGAGCGGCGCGCTGGCCGACGACGGCGAGGACGACGCGCTCGCCGCCCGCCTGGACGGCCTCGGTTTCACCGATCCGGTCGCGGTGCTCGCGCGGCTGCGCGCGGTCTGGCAATCGTCGCGCTACACGGGCCTGCCGGAGAAGAGCCGGCACCGCTTCGACCGCGTTGCGCAGCGGGCGCTCGAGGCCGCGCCGCGGATCGATGCCGCGCGCCGCGACGACACGATCGTGCGCCTGTTCGACCTGCTCGAGACGGTCAGCCGGCGCGGCGTCTATCTCGCGCTGCTGACCGAATACCCGGCCGCGCTCGACCGTGTGCTGTCGGTGCTCGGCGCGACGCGCTGGGGCGGCGGCTACCTGATCCGCCACCCGCAACTGCTCGACGAACTGCTCGACGACGAGGCGATCGCGAGCCCGTTCGACTGGCCCGCGTTCAAGGACGCGCTGCGTGCGCGCCTCGCGGCGGCCGACGGCCCCGAGCAGCAGATGGACCTGCTGCGGCACGCGCAGCACGCTGAAGTGTTCCGGATCCTGCTGATCGATCTCGCCGGGCAACTGTCGGTCGAGCACGTGAGCGACCGCCTGTCCGAGCTGGCCGACGCGGTGCTCGACGTGACGATCGAAGTCGTGTGGTCGCAGCTCGCGAAGCGTCATCGCGACGTGCCGAAGTTCGCGGTGATCGCGTACGGCAAGCTGGGCGGCAAGGAGCTCGGCTACGCATCGGATCTCGACCTGATTTTCCTGTACGACGATCCCGACGAGCGTTCTGCGGACGTCTATACGACCTTCACGCGGCGGCTCATCACGTGGCTCACGACGGCGACCGGCGCGGGCGCGCTGTTCGACATCGACCTGCGGCTGCGGCCGAACGGCGAGGCTGGGCTGCTCGTCACCGATCTCGATGCGTTCCGCCGCTACCAGCTGCGCGAAGGCGATGCCGCGAATACCGCGTGGGTGTGGGAGCACCAGGCGCTGACGCGCGCGCGCTACAGCGCGGGCGACGCGCAGATCGGCGCGGACTTCGAGGCGATCCGCCAGCAGGTGCTGACCACGCCGCGCGACGGCGGCGTGCTCGCGAAGGAGATCGTCGACATGCGCGGCAAGGTGTTTGCCGGCCACCCGAACCAGACCGAGCTGTTCGACCTGAAGCACGATCGCGGCGGGATGGTCGACATCGAGTTCATCGTCCAGTACTGGGTGCTGCTGCACGCGTCGAGCGACGCCGAGCTGATCCGCAACACGGGCAACATCGCGCTGCTGCGCGAGGTCGCGCGCTTCGGGCTGATGGGCGAGGACGAGGCCGAGCGCGTCGGCGCGGCCTACCGCAAGTACCGGAAGCTGCAGCACAAGCTGCGGCTCGACGGGATGGAGAAGGCGCGCGTCGATCCGGCCACGGTGGCCGACGAGCGGGCTGCCGTGACGGCGCTGTGGACGCGCGTGTTCGGGGCGGTTGAAACGGGCGTTTGA